From Magnetococcales bacterium, the proteins below share one genomic window:
- a CDS encoding AAA family ATPase — protein MFLHSLEIRNLLSFGPDTEAIPLRPLNVLIGTNGSGKSNFLEAISLLQASPQDLSKPIRDAGGIEEWLWKPEGKNVVASVEAVIENPCNKESLLMHQLIFEEYRRGLGIVEEYIKDKDPVPGNLEIFPYFCLENRSAILTIGKINGSPVLKEIDLKSIDNEQSVLQQFVDIERYPEMTLLGKMYRNIKLYREWSIGRYASPRLYQDTDGRLSFLEEDFSNLGLILNGIKKNIEAKEMILKYLHNLNGDIKDFDVDIANGKVQVFLQEKSLSIPATRLSDGTLRFICLLAILCHPNPPPLVCIEEPEMGLHPDVIPSLGDLLREASQRMQIIVTTHSSLLVDEFTYTPEDVIVFDKDNMQTRMRRLSQDELKAWLDVYSLGGGWVKGLCDGVR, from the coding sequence ATGTTTTTGCACAGCCTGGAAATCAGAAACCTGCTCTCCTTTGGTCCCGATACCGAAGCGATTCCCCTGCGACCTCTCAACGTGCTGATCGGTACCAATGGATCCGGAAAATCAAATTTTCTTGAAGCCATCTCCCTCCTGCAAGCCTCACCACAGGATTTGAGCAAACCTATCCGTGATGCGGGTGGCATCGAAGAGTGGCTTTGGAAACCGGAGGGAAAGAATGTTGTTGCCAGTGTGGAGGCCGTGATTGAAAATCCTTGCAACAAGGAATCTCTTCTGATGCATCAATTAATTTTTGAAGAATATAGAAGAGGTCTTGGTATCGTTGAAGAATATATTAAAGACAAGGATCCTGTCCCGGGAAATTTAGAAATATTTCCATATTTTTGTCTTGAAAACAGGAGTGCAATACTGACAATCGGAAAAATAAATGGATCTCCTGTTCTTAAAGAGATTGATCTGAAGAGTATTGACAATGAACAATCTGTTCTGCAGCAGTTTGTTGATATTGAGCGATATCCTGAAATGACTCTCCTCGGTAAGATGTATAGAAATATTAAATTGTATCGGGAATGGTCTATTGGTCGTTATGCATCACCAAGGCTTTATCAGGATACTGATGGTCGATTATCTTTTCTTGAAGAAGATTTTAGTAATCTTGGGTTGATTTTAAATGGGATAAAGAAAAATATCGAAGCCAAGGAAATGATTTTGAAATATTTGCATAACCTTAATGGAGATATCAAGGATTTTGATGTCGATATAGCCAATGGCAAAGTACAGGTTTTTTTACAGGAAAAGTCGTTATCCATCCCGGCAACCCGCCTTTCGGATGGTACGTTGCGTTTTATTTGTTTGTTGGCCATTTTGTGCCATCCCAATCCTCCCCCTCTTGTCTGTATTGAGGAACCAGAGATGGGATTGCATCCAGATGTCATACCCTCCTTGGGTGACCTGCTTAGAGAAGCATCACAACGTATGCAGATTATTGTGACGACCCACTCGAGTTTGTTGGTAGACGAATTTACCTATACCCCGGAAGATGTCATTGTTTTTGATAAAGATAACATGCAAACGCGCATGCGGCGACTTTCTCAAGACGAGCTTAAGGCTTGGCTGGATGTTTATTCCCTGGGGGGTGGGTGGGTAAAGGGCCTGTGTGATGGAGTACGATAG
- a CDS encoding type II secretion system F family protein, which produces MGHFRYKLIDKDGVIRGGLVELPFQNPISAMTYLEKKGSTVLFAESVPPLLSRLIALLTEFFAKPVTKAELAESLSNVAVMLSAGIPLMTALKDAMAEHDNSTLARLGGEIVMRIEGGTSLADAVKAYPQHFPGSMVFLVRLGEESGNLDRTLKDAGEHVKRVDRIINDTKSAMIYPAFMFTAIFGAIGFWLVIVAPVLSELFRQAELKLPWFTLMVIAASDFLKEYILYILVSTVVGVRVLMFINKIHQPTRRFLHGLWLKVPIIKMIIHSFNLAFITEYLSLMLQSGVDIFKSLDTMSQNLKNEVYKEKLAQVRANLIQGTGLRDSFHSVNIFPSFVVRMIGVGEQSGTLSDQLKYIAEDYRTKLELLVANIGKIIEPVALAVGGGLFLVMIIALFAPVYQLVSKMGAG; this is translated from the coding sequence ATGGGACATTTTCGTTACAAGCTGATCGACAAGGATGGGGTAATCCGTGGCGGATTGGTGGAGTTGCCCTTCCAGAACCCCATTTCGGCCATGACCTATCTGGAAAAAAAGGGGAGTACGGTCCTTTTCGCCGAAAGTGTGCCGCCCCTGCTTTCCAGATTGATTGCCCTGCTGACGGAATTTTTCGCCAAACCCGTCACCAAGGCGGAACTGGCCGAGTCCCTGAGCAACGTTGCCGTGATGCTCAGTGCCGGTATTCCCTTGATGACCGCCCTGAAAGATGCCATGGCCGAACATGACAACTCCACCCTGGCACGTCTGGGAGGGGAAATCGTCATGCGCATCGAGGGCGGCACCAGCCTGGCCGATGCCGTCAAGGCCTATCCACAACACTTTCCCGGTTCCATGGTGTTCCTGGTCAGGCTGGGCGAGGAGAGCGGCAATCTGGATCGGACCCTCAAAGATGCCGGCGAACATGTCAAGCGTGTGGATCGCATCATCAATGACACCAAATCCGCCATGATCTATCCGGCATTCATGTTTACGGCCATCTTCGGTGCCATCGGTTTCTGGCTGGTCATTGTGGCCCCTGTCCTCAGTGAACTTTTCAGACAGGCAGAGTTGAAACTGCCCTGGTTTACCTTGATGGTCATTGCTGCTTCGGATTTTCTGAAAGAGTATATCCTGTACATTCTGGTATCTACCGTTGTTGGTGTCAGGGTATTGATGTTTATCAATAAAATTCATCAACCAACGCGACGATTCCTGCATGGTCTCTGGTTGAAGGTCCCCATCATCAAGATGATCATTCACTCGTTCAACCTGGCCTTCATCACCGAATATTTGAGCCTCATGTTGCAATCCGGCGTCGATATTTTCAAAAGCCTGGATACCATGAGCCAGAATCTCAAAAATGAAGTCTACAAGGAAAAATTGGCCCAGGTGCGTGCCAACCTCATCCAGGGTACCGGACTCCGGGATTCATTCCACTCGGTGAATATTTTCCCCAGTTTCGTGGTCCGGATGATCGGCGTCGGCGAACAAAGCGGTACCCTCTCCGATCAGCTCAAATACATCGCCGAAGATTACCGAACCAAGCTGGAATTGCTGGTCGCCAACATTGGCAAAATCATCGAACCCGTGGCCCTGGCTGTCGGCGGCGGATTGTTCCTGGTGATGATTATCGCCCTGTTTGCCCCGGTCTATCAGTTGGTTTCGAAGATGGGAGCCGGCTGA